The proteins below are encoded in one region of Mya arenaria isolate MELC-2E11 chromosome 15, ASM2691426v1:
- the LOC128220688 gene encoding uncharacterized protein LOC128220688 produces MSRYQRDVNCFIPIRHPSFSDVSDEELEEGELVSVDEVDENDVYQKHMELNNGNGGTRDFYAKSEFQENFDQSKNIAHVHSFQSRGRLSGQSLSRHRGPLSKGNGNSSRKKVWQRHPLAYSNCIGFKRKFRQPCNNTGFYKKRKFRADTKHLNMTKKRIPVQTTLLLENGKPIKPKGHYDGTKRPFSVEIKHDESQYQTHPCEETKNYGYMDFETGIKDEREHFFNGPNYKRKTAFHLGNVAVTKDCFEIHSNNGNIISMDPEMQDNNPSPSLEERPLSIEKLKTSSDDFKQILGGKITKIVMESNMELVEFQHIFEKFAHQNKPSFESIESIRKFIEGRYAQSAVKVHCLGVERPQLNLKICSKYTNEVRNSHECNDLHICKFYLIGECSNSFCKFGHNLKTNHNFNVLKLHNVERLHGNEIRIICQDVRSRNCTTLPIVCRFYNQGGCSKWTNCPYLHVCSYFIEDDCKFNSRCKRSHSLHDSQPLDVLRRHGIGEFTNNQMKEWIQKAIRGKVVNHIPTNLANDTVYVRDPLDHQNDSTKRYFPTVDVLPLEMSESTSRTMPILKENKIATSNDKGHGDIDVNTHNTKLSPWITIKQEECTHPIKSISLHVVNNQEIEGSRQQTMASLHPDKMKTEIPDTAIHIDDGQIVQEGKSDVMGINDSNIETKAEHPSNASDIFLTKDVHKNRNAQGELINQDDDEDETNVDKAKFFSIRVDLGDGKREIRLENGQWTSRGPDDTFRPVSERMGHQLNSQLGMLKMIMGFDEDNAFNH; encoded by the exons ATGAGCCGTTACCAGCGAgatgtaaattgttttattccCATTCGACATCCGAGTTTCAGCGATGTCAGTGACGAAGAATTGGAAGAAGGAGAACTAGTTTCCGTGGATGAAGTTGACGAGAATGATGTATACCAAAAGCACATGGAGTTGAACAACGGCAATGGTGGAACACGTGATTTCTACGCTAAAAGCGAATTTCAAGAAAACTTTGATCAAAGTAAGAACATTGCACACGTACACAGCTTCCAATCTAGAGGGCGCCTTTCGGGCCAGTCTTTATCACGACACAGAGGACCGTTATCTAAAGGTAATGGGAATAGTAGTCGTAAGAAAGTATGGCAGAGGCATCCCCTTGCTTATTCAAATTGCattggttttaaaagaaaatttagaCAGCCCTGTAATAACACTGGTTTTTATAAGAAAAGGAAATTCCGCGCTGatacaaaacatttgaatatgaCAAAGAAACGAATACCTGTACAAACAACATTGCTTCTTGAAAACGGGAAACCAATCAAACCAAAGGGGCATTATGACGGAACAAAGCGACCGTTTTCCGTGGAAATTAAGCACGATGAAAGCCAATACCAAACTCATCCGTGTGAGGAAACCAAGAACTACGGTTACATGGATTTCGAGACAGGAATTAAAGATGAAAGAGAGCATTTTTTTAATGGACcgaattataaaagaaaaactgCATTCCATCTAGGGAACGTAGCGGTGACAAAAGATTGTTTCGAAATCCACAGCAACAACGGAAACATCATCTCCATGGATCCCGAGATGCAGGACAATAACCCATCGCCGAGCCTAGAGGAAAGGCCGCTCTCAATTGAGAAATTAAAGACCTCATCTGACgactttaaacaaattttgGGCGGAAAGATTACAAAAATCGTCATGGAAAGCAATATGGAATTGGTCGAATTTCAGCATATCTTTGAGAAATTTGCACACCAAAATAAGCCATCATTTGAGAGTATCGAAAGCATACGGAAATTTATTGAAGGAAGATATGCCCAATCAGCAGTCAAAGTACACTGCCTGGGTGTTGAAAGGCCACAGCTAAATTTAAAGATATGTTCGAAATATACCAATGAAGTGCGAAACAGCCACGAATGTAACGACCTACATATctgcaaattttatttaatcGGCGAGTGCAGTAATTCATTTTGCAAATTTGGTCACAATTTAAAAACCAACCACAACTTCAACGTTCTGAAGCTCCACAACGTAGAACGCTTACATGGGAATGAAATACGAATCATATGTCAAGATGTACGCAGTCGTAACTGTACAACGTTGCCAATAGTTTGCAGGTTTTACAATCAAGGCGGTTGCAGTAAATGGACCAATTGCCCTTACCTGCATGTTTGTTCGTATTTTATAGAAGATGATTGCAAATTTAATTCGAGGTGCAAACGGAGCCACAGCTTACATGACTCTCAACCACTTGACGTTCTCCGACGGCACGGAATAGGAGAATTTACAAACAATCAGATGAAGGAATGGATACAAAAAGCAATCAGAGGAAAAGTCGTAAACCATATACCAACAAACTTGGCCAATGATACCGTTTATGTAAGAGATCCACTAGACCACCAAAACGATTCAACCAAGCGGTACTTTCCTACCGTCGATGTTCTGCCGTTGGAAATGAGTGAATCTACTTCCAGGACGATGCCCATTCtaaaggaaaataaaattgCCACCAGCAACGACAAAGGACATGGCGATATTGACGTAAACACCCATAATACAAAACTTTCGCCATGGATTACCATCAAACAAGAGGAATGTACTCACCCAATAAAGTCCATTTCACTACACGTGGTGAACAATCAGGAGATTGAGGGGTCACGACAACAAACTATGGCTTCTTTACATCCAGATAAAATGAAAACGGAAATACCTGACACTGCTATCCATATTGATGATGGACAAATTGTTCAGGAAGGCAAATCCGATGTCATGGGTATAAACGATTCCAATATTGAGACAAAAGCAGAACACCCAAGCAACGcttcagatatttttttaactaaagaTGTACATAAGAACAGGAATGCACAAGGCGAATTGATCAACCAAGATGACGACGAGGATGAAACCAACGTAGACAAGGCCAAGTTCTTTAGCATCAGAG TGGATCTTGGCGATGGCAAGCGTGAAATTAGGCTGGAAAACGGCCAATGGACATCCAGAGGTCCTGATGACACTTTTAGACCAGTATCCGAACGAATGGGGCATCAGTTAAACTCGCAACTTGGTATGCTGAAAATGATAATGGGTTTCGATGAAGATAATGCATTTAACCACTAA
- the LOC128220372 gene encoding uncharacterized protein LOC128220372: MKEVNSLFLFALDLNHELLKFGNNDIAAHPSCPTLMCKHCRVALVYNCKNQKCALNGPFISGNILPGHKWPEFACTGCKRPSEVLSLIPNCQQGCFSEEAKIDRDQFERLQEEHTRLFYEIKPVLSYVSFMCKEFRYDRVISALDMGNIENICKTVFSFWFCKGVTFEACVGFFGFAKELILHMHKLKHPLETDAMDVLSTFMKTNVAQYMADQNEWKKTLEDFFKTQKLSIENEMTCRLRGVDSELGSCLALKCISAKAFNIAVVGETGSGKSSLINALRGIRPGEEGAAGVGVTETTLVRSQYAIPYNENMFLTDLPGIGSVKMTEEMYLSIVEFAFYDFFILVSSRRITGRDIWFAQQIRNYGKAFFFVKTKIDIDIDNEIFDHGKSATETTYLLRKECEMEMKNIGMHDSEIFLVSSRKTNKADFGKLKAQLESGASIAIMSRVTKRNALMQTKRQTKMKCQEQYIKVANSLQVVAMSLDNESRNMKQLKVGTASVSLVCGITSSACILAAPATLGASLIPGIVLGVIAAASAFTTAGSSIFEHFRQKKKAKEMKDLIEREIETPCLDSDDALVEYNGSSELGAAETKEDKGGVGEVAGSTIEAIKGGLGVVTGSTIGITLRGIESGAVTTLSSMAKIVRLGGGIVGLVGVPFDVYTIVTQSMDLHKGNYSAVAKELRKKKKEIERKLFRSAYKRRCPNPERCAYICASMY, encoded by the exons ATGAAAGAAGTAAACAGTCTGTTCCTGTTTGCATTGGATCTAAATCACGAATTACTGAAGTTTGGAAACAACGACATCGCCGCCCACCCATCCTGTCCTACACTCATGTGTAAACACTGCCGAGTGGCACTAGTGTACAACTGTAAAAACCAAAAATGCGCACTGAATGGACCGTTCATTTCAGGAAATATCTTGCCCGGACATAAATGGCCGGAGTTTGCTTGTACTGGTTGCAAACGACCTTCAGAAGTCTTATCACTAATACCAAACTGTCAGCAAGGCTGTTTTAGTGAAGAGGCAAAAATTGATCGAGACCAGTTCGAACGTCTACAAGAAGAACACACGAGATTGTTTTACGAAATTAAGCCTGTTTTGTCTTATGTCAGTTTTATGTGTAAGGAGTTTCGATACGATAGAGTGATCTCTGCACTGGACATGggaaacattgaaaacatctGTAAAACCGTTTTCAGCTTCTGGTTTTGCAAAGGTGTCACTTTTGAGGCTTGCGTTGGCTTCTTCGGTTTTGCAAAAGAGCTGattttgcatatgcataaacTGAAACATCCATTGGAGACAGACGCTATGGATGTCCTCTCTACATTTATGAAAACCAATGTTGCACAATATATGGCAGATCAGAATGAATGG aaaaaaacactcgAAGACTTCTTCAAAACGCAAAAGCTTAGCATTGAAAACGAGATGACATGTCGACTTAGAGGTGTCGACAGTGAGCTAGGCTCATGTCTAGCTTTGAAGTGCATTTCAGCGAAAGCCTTCAACATTGCTGTTGTTGGCGAAACAGGCTCAGGAAAATCCTCGTTGATCAATGCCCTTCGTGGGATAAGGCCAGGAGAGGAGGGAGCTGCAGGGGTAGGGGTAACGGAAACAACGCTAGTGCGCTCACAATACGCAATCCCTTACAACGAGAACATGTTCTTAACTGATTTGCCTGGAATTGGGTCAGTTAAGATGACGGAAGAAATGTATTTGTCAATCGTTGAGTTTGCGTTTTATGACTTTTTCATACTTGTATCTTCACGCAGGATTACAGGTCGTGATATCTGGTTTGCGCAGCAAATTCGTAATTATGGAAAGGcatttttctttgtaaaaacaaaaatagacaTAGATATTGACAACGAAATTTTCGACCATGGCAAATCAGCAACAGAAACTACGTACCTTCTTCGTAAAGAATGTGAAATGGAAATGAAAAACATAGGCATGCACGACTCGGAAATATTTCTTGTAAGCTCAAGAAAGACCAACAAAGCAGATTTTGGAAAGCTGAAAGCCCAATTGGAATCGGGAGCAAGCATTGCAATT ATGTCAAGAGTAACGAAACGAAACGCCCTGATGCAAACGAAG CGTCAAACAAAGATGAAATGTCAAGAGCAGTACATAAAAGTAGCCAACAGTCTGCAAGTTGTAGCGATGAGTCTGGACAATGAATCACGCAATATGAAACAGCTCAAGGTTGGCACCGCGAGCGTTTCTTTAGTGTGTGGTATAACATCATCGGCTTGTATACTTGCTGCACCAGCGACACTTGGAGCATCTCTTATTCCCGGCATCGTGCTAGGAGTAATAGCTGCCGCTTCTGCATTCACAACTGCTGGatcatcaatatttgaacaCTTTCGTCAGAAAAAGAAAGCGAAAGAAATGAAAGATTTGATTGAAAGAGAAATTGAAACGCCATGTTTAGACAGTGACGATGCTTTAGTTGAGTATAATGGCAGTTCCGAGCTCGGCGCTGCTGAAACAAAAGAAGATAAAGGAGGAGTAGGCGAGGTAGCAGGATCAACTATAGAAGCAATAAAAGGAGGATTAGGCGTGGTAACAGGATCAACTATTGGAATAACACTACGAGGCATTGAGTCAGGCGCAGTGACGACGCTGTCAAGTATGGCAAAGATAGTTCGCTTAGGGGGTGGCATTGTTGGATTAGTCGGCGTTCCATTCGacgtctataccattgtcacaCAAAGTATGGATTTACACAAAGGAAATTATTCTGCAGTAGCAAAAGAATTAAGAAAGAAGAAAAAGGAAATTGAGCGTAAGCTATTTCGATCTGCTTACAAGAGGCGGTGTCCGAATCCAGAACGATGCGCGTACATATGTGCGTCCATGTATTAA